CATTTGTATTGCAGCCTGTGCTGGAAATTCGTCAGTGCGGTTAAtagtgaaacatttgaaatgaaaaaaatgaacaatcaTTGTACTGGCAATCTCAGAACAATCAATTTTAACAACTTCTGCATTTTTCCATTGCTCCAATTGGGTTATACGTTCAAAACGGTCTATTGAATCCATCCATCTTAATTCAATAGTTTTGAGCTCTTTAGAATCAAACCATGAAAGAATCGTAAGGACTTCATCAAAACCGAAAGTGCTAAGATCTATTTCTTTTACGTGAATACATTTTTCGGCTTTGAAAATCTTAATGAAAGTTGTAACAATGTCGCATCTATTTTTCGTGAAGTTAACAATGTAATTTTTCCGTGCGTGCTTCGATACTATTTTAAAATCCTTGGCAGCTCTTTCCATAAAGTTTTCTCCATCAATCAACTTTGTCTGTTCATTGTGAAAAACATTCGTACTGCCATTTGCTGTTTTAGTATATATGATTTCAGTTTCACCCCACCATATTTCGACTTTATCTTTCCTCAAGAGAAAAACGATGACACCGAAACGTAATCCAAATTCATCGACAGCAGTTCTCAAACTGCGACACACTTTTCTCGCGCTCAGTCTGTAACAAATAACTGGTTATTTCAGTGTGGCTATGatgttagttttgaaaatttttctctattgCTGTTATATTATgttgtgaaaaaagttttctccgAAATTTCACTCCAgttcattttctcattaacTTTATTCTTAGTCACTATCAATCAACCATATAATTATCATTACTATTCACAACTGTGAGCCACCTATTGGGAGGATCGTCGACCCTCTTCTTCCAGAACGCGGGCGAGCGCGAGTCGAAGAAGTCGTTCACTGCCTTTTCGAGGTCCTCAAACTTTGCAAACTTCTGATCTCTAAGGAACAGCTTGAGCGGGCGGAAAGGTGACAATCCGAAGGTGCAATGTCCGGCGAGTACAGTGGATGATTCAGCCGAGCTCCTGCAACTTGGCCTGGGTGTCCTTTGCCACATGAGGGCGCGCGTTGTCGTGAAGAAGGTGGACCGCGAAGtgtattgggtgcttttcttGGACTGCAAGAGCGAGCGAGTTCAGCTGATCAGAAAAGGTGGAAGCCGTGATTGTTCTGTCTTGCGGAAGCAAAAGCAGCATATCCTTCGCCCCAGGCGCAGCACAGCAATCACTTCTTATTATGGAGCTCCGGATTTGGCTGCACGGGCGGCCTCTCGTCATGTACATCCCGACGGAACAATAGGTGGCGTTATTATAGAGTAGCCAGCTCTTGGTTCCGGTAACTATGTCCGCCAAAAAGTCTTTCCTCTATTGAGTGAGAAGCGGAGACTGACAGATCATCGCACGTGTCTGCATctgaaagaagaagagaatgAGGCACCCATCTCGCCATCACTCTTCTGTAGCCGAGCACGTGGAAGTGGTTTCTGATGGTGTGGTTACTACATTGGAACTATGTTGCCAATTCACGTGTAGTTTCATCCGGCTTCTCCCTCACGGCGGCTCGCAACTGATCATCATGAGAGAAGGCCTTTCTGAGCGGTCATTGTCATCGAGGTTCTTAAATCCAGAAGCGAAGCGAGCGAAACAATAGCGAACAGTGTGATCAGTGACGGTATCCTTGCCAAACACGTTCCATATTTTAGCGGCCGTCTCAGCCGCACGAGCGCCACTCTTCCACTCAAAGAAGATGAGCAGTCAAAATTGTGGTCGAGAAAGTTCATTCATCGTGGCTCGATCAGCAAGCGCGCGCGCTTTATACAGGCTTGGGGGAGATGATTCTAGGATGATCTACAACATTCTATTATAGAATAGTCCAGAAAGGTGCAGAACTTTCCGGggcaaaactttcaaaaatttcggagaaaacttttttcacaatcTAATAGTTTGGAATGCATGATGTAGCATTTTAGAAAACGGAATGAATATAATTGtgccaaaaataattatttcttgaaatctaCACATCACATTCAATTATCAGTTGTAcctttagaaaaataaatacgaCACTTTGCATGGTTCCAATTTTTAGACACTCGGAAAATTAACTAATCGATCTATGATTGCTAGGCCACGACACGATTTCTaggtaatattttttcactttctccTGACTTTTTCCTCATTGACCAAACtcttttttagtgaaaaaagaTAATAACTCACAGATCCACGagatccattttttccaaaactaggTTAGTGACCAGCAGATCCATATTGAGGAAAGGTGGCATTACCAGATTTCTCTGATGTGTCTTCGAATCGATGTCGACCATTTTGGAAAGTTCCTGAAAATCTGTATATTTGGCCAGacagatttgaaaattgaaaaatataaaaattcaatttaacgaggagaagtattaaaaatggaatgaaaactaattttgggAATCGAATGATTGTCATTAtcaagaatcaaaaaaaagaagttttttgaaagaaattcaaaaacgaTTTGAAAATGGGTGTGACAGTTTTGAATACTTTATCAGTTTAACTGTATTTCTCTATGTCTCTCAATTCTCTCCAATactttttcttatcagtttacAGCTGACGTGTGATTTTTAAGTCAgcaaatacaaatatttattataattttagttatgaaattttgcaacatCAAAGgtggaattttcattcattttggAGAAACAATCTCACTACGTCGATACCACTGATTCAATTCAAATTACAACAGTTTCGggttcaatttgaattttcattcatgTTTTTACTCTAAGAATATATATTCATgcatttttagctgaaatcaaTCTATGTGACCAGGGGTATGCGACTCTGTATGCCTAATTGGCACGAGACCATTCATTCAGACACGTCATCGGTTGTAAACTCTCCCTCATCGTCACCCCAATGTACCAAGTTATGAGAACCATTTCCAGAATTGCCCGTTTATCCTCCATTTATAACTGGAAGACAACTGTTGAATGTTTAAAACTACTTATATAGTGCAAAAAGACAAAATATCGtagtaaaacatttcaaagacagtttgaaaataaattttcgatcGGAAATTGATATGGTGTTTGGTTTTCTGTAATAAAAtgttaactaaaaaattcttcgaagtctaaaaatataatttcgtGAACTTTCTTGATTTGTTCCTGAATATCTAAATATatgattggaaaattgaaatagtaaaataagaaaattcaatCTAACGAGGAGaagtattaaaaatgaaatgaaaaccAATTCTGGGAATCGAACATACAGAGACTGTAATATGACCGTCATTTACAGgaatcaaaaaagttgttcgaaagaaatttaaaaacgatttgaaAATGGGTGTGACAGTTTGGAATACTTTATCAGTTTAACTTTCTTTCTTTGTGTCTCTCAATTCTCTCCAATactttttcttatcagttcaCAACTGGCATGTGGATTTTATGTTaataaatatacatttttgcatAGATTTTACTATCTGTGatgatatttttctaaatacaTAAACCTTCTTTGAGCTCTATTTCTTGTATATCATTAACTTTTAACAATTAAGTGTATTTCTTACACTTTCAAATGATGCGACTAATTTTACTCCTGTGTGAAtagaatgcattttttttttcaataataaatgaacgaaaattaagataaaaaaatacaaaaatctcggacaaaaagatttttttaaacttacaatCAAACTGAAAGGGATCTGTTcatattcaaaagaaaatagtaTGAAAACTCTTGAAGCGAAATATCGAATTTGTCGTTACCATTTGAATATTCGATATTAAATACGTTTTCGCCAGTGTAGTCCGGTTTGAatacttttgcaatttcaatcGGATTTGTCTttgatttgtaaaaaattatatagcaACTTTGGAATGTACTTCTTCTTAAaagatcctgaaaaaaaaattaattgaatgaaaaacagGGTTATCTTACATCTCTCATTTGTATTGCAGCCTGTGCTGGAAATTCGTCAATATGGTTAATAGTGAAgcatttgaaatgaaaaaaatgaacaatcaTTATACTGGCAATCTTAGAACCAATTTTAACTACTTCTGCATTTTTCCATTGCTCCAATTGGGTTATACGTTCAAAACGGTCTATTGACTTCATCCAATTTAATTCAATAGTTTTGAGCTTTTTAGCATTAAACCATGGAAGATTTGTAAGAACCTCATCAAATGAGAAGTGCCGAAGTCTTATTTCCTTTACgagaatacatttttcagtattccAAATCTCattgaaagttttaataatGTCGCGTCTATTTTCCGTAAAGTTCCGAATGTCAATTTTCCGTGCGTGCTTCGATAATATCTTAAAATCCTTGGCCGCTCTTTCAACAAAGTTTTCTTCAGCAATTATCGTTTTCTGTCCATTGTGAGTCACATTCGAATTAC
The nucleotide sequence above comes from Caenorhabditis elegans chromosome III. Encoded proteins:
- the fbxa-59 gene encoding F-box domain-containing protein (Confirmed by transcript evidence); amino-acid sequence: MVDIDSKTHQRNLVMPPFLNMDLLVTNLVLEKMDLVDLLSARKVCRSLRTAVDEFGLRFGVIVFLLRKDKVEIWWGETEIIYTKTANGSTNVFHNEQTKLIDGENFMERAAKDFKIVSKHARKNYIVNFTKNRCDIVTTFIKIFKAEKCIHVKEIDLSTFGFDEVLTILSWFDSKELKTIELRWMDSIDRFERITQLEQWKNAEVVKIDCSEIASTMIVHFFHFKCFTINRTDEFPAQAAIQMRDDLLRRSTFQSCDISFYKSKTNPIEIAKVFKPDYTGENVFKIEFSNGNDKFDISLQEVSDYFYLNMKRSLSV
- the fbxa-60 gene encoding F-box domain-containing protein (Confirmed by transcript evidence) encodes the protein MTDITVGITVGIIVGIWLVGKLPWHCLGATIPIRHKGSSRDIAPKTHQKNLVLPTFLNMPLNIANLVLEKMELKDLLKARKVCRSLRTAVDKFGLRFDQINLFLGRDNVEICMRGTTIRYTTAANGNSNVTHNGQKTIIAEENFVERAAKDFKILSKHARKIDIRNFTENRRDIIKTFNEIWNTEKCILVKEIRLRHFSFDEVLTNLPWFNAKKLKTIELNWMKSIDRFERITQLEQWKNAEVVKIGSKIASIMIVHFFHFKCFTINHIDEFPAQAAIQMRDDLLRRSTFQSCYIIFYKSKTNPIEIAKVFKPDYTGENVFNIEYSNGNDKFDISLQEFSYYFLLNMNRSLSV